Proteins encoded together in one Polaribacter reichenbachii window:
- a CDS encoding pyridoxal phosphate-dependent aminotransferase, whose product MPLISEKGLQMPESPIRKLVPYAEDAKKRGTKVYHLNIGQPDIKTPQVALDAVKNNDIETLSYARSEGSEIYRTKLANYYAQHQINVTENNIVVTTGGSEALLFTMGSITDPGDEIIIPEPFYANYNGFSKASGVTVVPVISKIEDNFALPKIEDFEKLITKKTKAILICNPGNPTGYLYSQEEIEKLKKIVLKHDLFLIADEVYREFAYDGLQHTSVLSLDGIEQNAIVIDSVSKRYSMCGARIGCIVSKNDAFIKTAIKFAQARLSPPTYALIASEAALDTPQQYFDDVKAEYVERRNTLVTELKKIDGVKVANPKGAFYCVAELPVTDTDDFAQWLLEKFNLNNETVMVAPASGFYSTEGEGKNQIRMAYVLKNEDLITSVKILGEALKQYNS is encoded by the coding sequence ATGCCATTAATTTCTGAAAAAGGTTTACAAATGCCAGAATCGCCAATTCGTAAATTGGTACCTTATGCTGAAGATGCAAAAAAAAGAGGAACAAAAGTTTATCATTTAAATATTGGACAGCCAGATATTAAAACACCTCAAGTAGCTTTAGATGCTGTTAAAAATAACGATATAGAAACATTATCTTATGCACGTTCTGAAGGTTCAGAAATCTATAGAACTAAACTTGCAAATTACTATGCACAACATCAAATAAATGTAACAGAAAATAATATTGTGGTTACTACTGGTGGTTCTGAAGCGTTATTATTTACAATGGGGAGCATTACAGATCCTGGTGATGAAATTATAATTCCTGAGCCTTTTTATGCTAATTATAATGGTTTTTCTAAAGCTTCTGGAGTTACAGTTGTACCTGTAATTTCTAAAATTGAAGATAATTTTGCTTTGCCAAAAATTGAAGATTTTGAAAAGCTAATTACTAAAAAAACCAAAGCTATTTTAATTTGTAATCCTGGGAACCCAACAGGTTATTTATACTCTCAAGAAGAAATTGAAAAACTAAAAAAAATTGTATTAAAACACGATTTATTTTTAATTGCTGATGAAGTTTATAGAGAGTTTGCTTATGATGGCTTACAACATACATCAGTTTTATCTTTAGATGGCATAGAACAAAACGCTATTGTAATAGACTCTGTTTCTAAACGTTATAGTATGTGTGGTGCAAGAATTGGTTGTATTGTTTCTAAAAATGATGCCTTTATAAAAACTGCCATTAAGTTTGCACAAGCAAGATTGAGTCCGCCAACTTATGCTTTAATTGCAAGTGAAGCTGCTTTAGATACACCTCAGCAATATTTTGATGATGTAAAAGCAGAATATGTAGAAAGAAGAAATACTTTAGTTACTGAACTTAAAAAAATTGATGGTGTAAAAGTTGCCAATCCAAAAGGTGCATTTTATTGTGTTGCAGAATTACCTGTTACAGATACTGATGATTTTGCACAATGGTTGTTAGAAAAATTTAATTTGAATAACGAAACTGTAATGGTTGCACCTGCAAGTGGATTTTATTCTACTGAAGGCGAAGGAAAAAATCAAATTAGAATGGCTTATGTTTTAAAAAATGAAGATTTAATTACATCTGTAAAAATTTTAGGCGAAGCTTTAAAACAATATAATTCATAA
- a CDS encoding aspartyl protease family protein, whose protein sequence is MKKIFFILFILFQCFSSDINAQDEFRFINNYQKKQQISFKLINNLIVIPLEINGKKLSFILDSGVSKTILFNITKNDSIGLNNVEKVELLGLGNGESVNALLSKNNKVSVKNLVNYNETLYVILKDYFDLSSKMGITIHGILGYDLLKNFIVKINYKHKKIEFYNPKKYKYRKCKKCEVFPLQFYRKKPYINVQLQLDTDNKELVDVKLLIDSGGSDAIWLFEDTNEKIKTPKLFFNDILGEGLSGPILGKRSRISKIKLKSFELENPTVSFLDSLSTSNARKFKGRNGSIGAGILKRFVVWFDYPNKQITLKKNGSFTKDFNYNMSGLDIVYSGKQLVRQEKLTRNIDGYNQNVRTNNSVSFITSFSYRFRPSFKIKHVVPESPAAKAGLLKDDVILKINGIPSHSFTLSKINQIFQERDQKKIRILVDRNGQKIKFEFRLEKKV, encoded by the coding sequence TTGAAAAAAATATTCTTCATTTTATTTATTCTATTTCAATGCTTTTCTTCGGATATTAATGCGCAAGATGAATTTCGTTTTATAAATAATTACCAAAAAAAACAGCAAATATCTTTTAAATTAATCAATAATTTAATTGTGATTCCTTTAGAAATTAATGGTAAAAAGTTGTCTTTTATTTTAGATTCAGGTGTAAGTAAAACCATACTTTTTAACATTACTAAAAATGATAGTATTGGTTTAAATAATGTAGAAAAAGTTGAATTACTTGGTCTTGGAAATGGTGAATCTGTAAATGCGTTATTGTCTAAAAATAACAAAGTAAGTGTTAAGAATTTGGTGAATTATAATGAAACATTATACGTAATTTTAAAAGATTATTTTGATTTATCGAGTAAAATGGGAATTACAATTCACGGAATTTTAGGTTATGATTTATTGAAAAATTTTATTGTAAAAATTAATTACAAGCATAAAAAAATTGAGTTTTATAATCCGAAGAAATACAAGTATAGGAAATGTAAAAAGTGCGAAGTTTTTCCGCTTCAATTTTATCGAAAAAAACCATACATAAATGTACAGCTTCAATTAGATACTGATAACAAAGAGCTTGTTGATGTTAAACTTTTAATTGATTCTGGTGGTAGTGATGCCATTTGGTTATTTGAAGATACAAATGAGAAAATTAAAACACCCAAACTTTTTTTTAATGATATTTTAGGTGAAGGTTTAAGCGGACCTATTTTGGGTAAACGAAGTAGAATTTCTAAAATAAAATTAAAATCTTTTGAATTAGAAAACCCAACAGTATCTTTCTTAGATTCTCTTTCTACAAGCAATGCAAGGAAATTTAAAGGTAGAAATGGTAGTATAGGTGCAGGTATACTAAAAAGGTTTGTTGTTTGGTTCGATTATCCTAATAAACAAATAACTCTCAAAAAAAATGGTTCGTTTACTAAAGACTTTAACTATAATATGAGCGGATTAGATATAGTTTATAGTGGCAAACAATTAGTAAGGCAAGAAAAGTTAACGCGTAATATAGATGGTTATAATCAAAATGTGAGAACAAATAATTCTGTAAGCTTTATTACAAGTTTTTCTTACAGATTTAGGCCATCATTTAAAATAAAGCACGTGGTTCCAGAATCTCCTGCAGCAAAAGCAGGTTTATTAAAAGATGATGTTATTTTAAAAATTAATGGTATACCATCACATAGTTTTACATTAAGTAAAATTAATCAAATCTTTCAAGAAAGAGATCAGAAAAAAATAAGAATTCTGGTAGATAGAAATGGTCAAAAAATAAAATTTGAATTTCGATTAGAAAAGAAAGTTTAG
- a CDS encoding DUF1573 domain-containing protein, producing the protein MKAFFTLLFIGFISFATSAQEFKFETESINYGKIDKGSNGERVFEFTNVGNKPLIIKDIKSSCGCTVPKKPEKPIMPGEKGEIKVSYDTRRVGGFSKSITIFSNAKNPRKIIRIKGSVNKEISLEKEKSLLSDS; encoded by the coding sequence ATGAAAGCATTTTTTACATTATTATTTATAGGATTTATCAGTTTTGCAACATCTGCTCAAGAGTTTAAATTTGAGACAGAAAGTATTAATTATGGTAAAATTGATAAAGGTTCTAATGGAGAAAGAGTTTTTGAATTTACGAACGTTGGTAATAAACCATTAATTATTAAAGATATTAAATCTTCTTGTGGTTGTACAGTACCGAAAAAGCCAGAAAAGCCTATTATGCCTGGTGAAAAAGGAGAAATTAAAGTTTCTTATGATACTAGAAGAGTTGGTGGTTTCTCTAAATCTATTACTATTTTTTCTAACGCTAAAAACCCAAGAAAAATAATTCGAATTAAAGGAAGTGTAAATAAAGAAATTTCTTTAGAAAAAGAGAAAAGTTTACTTTCTGATAGCTAA
- a CDS encoding DUF1573 domain-containing protein has product MHKGLFFLLIFFLSLKVSAQEFEFKKEIINYGKIKKGDDGKRIFEFTNIGDAPLIIKDIKTSCDCAVPKKPEKPIMPGEKMTLTVEYDTSKLGGFSKEIIIFSNAKEAIKRIKIKGFISK; this is encoded by the coding sequence ATGCATAAAGGTTTATTTTTTTTATTGATATTCTTCTTAAGCTTAAAAGTTTCTGCACAGGAATTTGAGTTTAAAAAAGAGATTATTAATTACGGAAAAATTAAAAAAGGTGATGATGGAAAACGCATTTTTGAGTTCACCAATATTGGTGATGCTCCTTTAATTATAAAAGATATTAAAACATCTTGTGATTGCGCAGTTCCTAAAAAACCAGAAAAACCAATTATGCCTGGAGAAAAAATGACCTTAACAGTAGAATATGACACTTCTAAATTGGGAGGTTTTTCTAAAGAAATTATTATTTTTTCTAATGCAAAAGAAGCAATAAAACGAATTAAAATAAAAGGTTTCATCAGTAAATAA
- a CDS encoding valine--tRNA ligase yields the protein MTIPSKYDASKVEDKWYDYWMKNNYFHSTPDEREPYTIVIPPPNVTGVLHMGHMLNNTIQDVLIRRARLLGKNACWVPGTDHASIATEAKVVAKLKEQGISKSDLTREEFLQHAFDWKDEYGGIILEQLKKLGASCDWERTAFTMDPEMSESVIKVFVDLYNKGLIYRGFRMVNWDPEAKTTLSDEEVIHEERQGNLYYLEYKIEGSDDTLTIATTRPETIFGDTAICINPNDERFTHLKGKKAIVPLCGRIIPIIEDEYVDLEFGTGCLKVTPAHDENDKNLGDKHNLEVIDIFNDDASLNAFGLHYQGKDRFVVRAEIAKELEEKGILVKTEVHTNKVGTSERTKAVIEPRLSDQWFLKMTDLAKPAIKAVLGDDTDINLYPKKFENTYRHWMENVRDWNISRQLWWGQQIPAYYYISANSNGQKEFVVAESKEKALKLAWKQSNDYELTVDDLTQDEDALDTWFSSWLWPMSVFDGIRNPENEEIKYYYPTNDLVTGPDILFFWVARMIVAGYEYKGERPFNNVYLTGLVRDKQRRKMSKSLGNSPDALKLIDDYGADGVRVGLLLSSAAGNDLMFDEDLCQQGKGFANKIWNAFRLIKGWEVAASLPQPETAKIGLAWYEAKFQKTLTEIEDHFSKYRLSDALMAIYKLINDDFSSWLLEIVKPAYQQPIDKITYDAIIKVLEDNLKVLHPFMPFLTEEIWQFISKRTSEEALIIAKYPEQKEFNSAIITDFEFATGVVSGIRTIRKEKNISFKDAIELFVVDAEKNSKEFDVVIQKLTNTATINYASEKVAGASFRVKSNEYFVPISAANIDVEAEIKKLEAELKRAEGFLFGISKKLSNERFVANAPEKVIALERKKEADTLAKIETIKSSLGSLK from the coding sequence ATGACAATTCCATCTAAATATGATGCAAGTAAAGTAGAAGATAAATGGTATGATTACTGGATGAAAAATAACTATTTTCATTCAACACCAGATGAAAGAGAGCCTTACACAATTGTAATTCCACCACCAAATGTAACAGGGGTTTTACACATGGGGCATATGCTAAATAATACCATACAAGATGTCTTAATAAGACGTGCACGTTTGTTGGGTAAAAATGCTTGTTGGGTTCCTGGAACAGATCACGCATCTATTGCAACAGAAGCAAAAGTTGTTGCCAAATTAAAAGAACAAGGAATTAGCAAAAGCGATTTAACTCGTGAAGAATTTTTGCAACACGCTTTCGATTGGAAAGATGAATATGGAGGAATTATTCTAGAACAATTAAAAAAGTTAGGTGCTTCTTGTGATTGGGAAAGAACAGCGTTTACAATGGATCCAGAAATGTCTGAATCTGTAATTAAAGTTTTTGTTGATTTATATAACAAAGGTTTAATTTACAGAGGTTTTAGAATGGTAAACTGGGATCCTGAAGCAAAAACTACACTTTCTGATGAAGAAGTAATTCACGAAGAAAGACAAGGAAACTTATACTATTTAGAATATAAAATAGAAGGTTCTGATGATACTTTAACCATTGCAACAACAAGACCAGAAACTATTTTTGGTGATACTGCAATTTGTATCAACCCAAATGATGAACGTTTCACGCATTTAAAAGGGAAGAAAGCAATAGTGCCTTTATGTGGAAGAATTATTCCTATTATAGAAGATGAATATGTAGATCTTGAATTTGGTACGGGTTGTTTAAAAGTAACTCCTGCTCACGATGAAAATGATAAAAATTTAGGAGACAAACACAATTTAGAAGTTATCGATATTTTTAATGATGATGCTTCTTTAAATGCTTTCGGATTACATTATCAAGGAAAAGACAGATTTGTAGTTCGTGCAGAAATTGCCAAAGAACTAGAAGAAAAAGGAATTTTAGTAAAAACTGAAGTTCACACCAACAAAGTGGGTACTTCAGAAAGAACAAAAGCAGTTATAGAACCAAGATTATCTGATCAATGGTTTTTAAAAATGACAGATTTGGCTAAACCTGCAATTAAAGCGGTTTTAGGTGATGATACTGACATTAATTTATATCCAAAGAAATTCGAAAATACCTATCGTCATTGGATGGAAAATGTGCGTGATTGGAACATTTCTCGTCAACTTTGGTGGGGGCAGCAAATTCCTGCTTACTACTATATTTCTGCCAATTCTAATGGTCAGAAAGAATTTGTAGTTGCAGAAAGTAAAGAAAAAGCATTAAAATTGGCTTGGAAACAATCTAATGATTATGAGTTAACTGTAGATGATTTAACGCAAGATGAAGATGCTTTAGATACTTGGTTTTCTTCTTGGTTATGGCCAATGTCTGTTTTTGATGGAATTAGAAATCCAGAAAACGAAGAAATTAAATATTATTACCCAACAAACGACTTAGTTACTGGGCCAGATATTTTATTTTTCTGGGTAGCTAGAATGATTGTTGCTGGTTACGAATATAAAGGAGAAAGACCTTTTAATAATGTTTATTTAACGGGTTTAGTTAGAGATAAACAAAGACGTAAAATGTCTAAATCTTTAGGGAATTCGCCAGATGCATTAAAATTAATTGATGATTATGGAGCAGATGGAGTAAGAGTTGGTCTTTTGTTAAGTTCTGCTGCTGGTAACGATTTAATGTTCGATGAAGATCTTTGTCAGCAAGGAAAAGGTTTTGCCAATAAAATTTGGAATGCTTTTCGTTTGATAAAAGGATGGGAAGTTGCTGCTAGTTTACCACAACCAGAAACCGCTAAAATTGGATTGGCTTGGTACGAAGCGAAGTTTCAAAAAACGTTGACAGAGATAGAAGATCATTTTTCTAAATATCGTTTATCTGATGCTTTAATGGCAATTTATAAATTAATAAATGACGATTTTTCGTCTTGGTTATTAGAGATTGTAAAACCTGCATATCAACAACCAATAGATAAAATTACTTATGATGCAATTATAAAAGTTTTAGAAGATAATCTAAAAGTTTTACATCCTTTTATGCCATTTTTAACGGAAGAAATCTGGCAATTTATTTCAAAAAGAACATCAGAAGAAGCTTTAATTATTGCTAAATATCCAGAACAAAAAGAATTCAATTCAGCAATTATTACTGATTTTGAATTTGCAACAGGTGTAGTTTCTGGAATTAGAACCATCAGAAAAGAAAAAAATATTTCTTTTAAAGATGCAATTGAATTATTTGTGGTTGATGCAGAAAAGAATTCAAAAGAGTTTGATGTAGTTATCCAAAAATTAACAAATACAGCAACAATTAATTATGCTTCAGAAAAAGTAGCAGGAGCATCTTTTAGAGTAAAATCTAATGAATATTTTGTGCCAATTTCTGCTGCTAATATTGATGTTGAAGCTGAAATTAAAAAATTAGAAGCCGAATTGAAAAGGGCAGAAGGTTTCTTATTTGGTATTTCTAAAAAATTATCAAACGAACGTTTTGTAGCTAATGCACCAGAAAAGGTTATTGCTTTAGAACGTAAAAAAGAAGCTGATACTTTAGCTAAAATTGAAACAATAAAAAGTAGTTTAGGTTCGCTTAAATAA
- a CDS encoding OmpA/MotB family protein, translated as MRKLIIPVVAISLLATSCVSKKKYVELENQLIDTKGNLQKTTIEKEALENKFATIEKRVAKYNEKINSLTSDNASLQNENDVKLDMVGNTAVISNNTKELMMKTLAKVDPSELAKAKTLKDSLNLAISYNLKNKINTADLYGSNDVNIDIDQTVVMISVSDKLLFNTASYRVKNQAYDLIEKLATIIKSEPSMDVMIEGHTDSRTISNATVQDNWDLSVKRATSIVRLLENKYNIDGSRLIAAGRGSTMPLVENNSNENRAKNRRTRIVILPNLDKFFALLAEEEVLD; from the coding sequence ATGAGAAAATTAATTATTCCTGTTGTAGCAATTTCTTTATTAGCAACATCTTGTGTATCTAAAAAAAAGTATGTTGAATTAGAGAATCAGTTGATAGATACAAAAGGGAATCTTCAAAAAACAACGATTGAAAAAGAGGCATTAGAAAATAAATTTGCTACTATAGAAAAAAGAGTAGCAAAATATAATGAGAAAATTAATTCTTTAACAAGCGATAATGCTTCATTACAAAACGAAAATGATGTAAAATTAGATATGGTTGGTAATACAGCTGTAATTTCTAATAATACAAAAGAATTAATGATGAAAACTTTAGCAAAAGTAGATCCATCAGAATTAGCAAAAGCAAAAACATTAAAAGATTCTTTAAATTTAGCTATTTCTTATAATTTAAAAAATAAGATTAATACTGCAGATTTATATGGTTCTAATGATGTAAATATAGATATAGATCAAACTGTGGTTATGATTTCTGTTTCTGATAAATTATTATTTAATACTGCAAGTTATAGAGTTAAAAATCAGGCTTATGATTTAATCGAAAAATTAGCAACCATTATTAAATCTGAGCCAAGTATGGATGTAATGATAGAAGGCCACACAGATTCTAGAACAATTAGCAACGCAACTGTCCAAGATAATTGGGATTTAAGTGTAAAAAGAGCAACTTCTATTGTTAGGCTTTTAGAAAATAAATACAACATTGATGGTAGTAGACTAATTGCAGCAGGTAGAGGTTCTACAATGCCTTTAGTAGAAAATAATAGTAATGAAAATAGAGCAAAAAACAGAAGAACTAGAATTGTAATTTTACCAAATCTAGACAAATTCTTTGCTTTACTTGCAGAAGAAGAGGTTTTAGATTAG